From Carassius auratus strain Wakin chromosome 22, ASM336829v1, whole genome shotgun sequence, a single genomic window includes:
- the LOC113039487 gene encoding uncharacterized protein LOC113039487 isoform X1 has translation MFRDSNNSKLYFFMLLRYYFLFLTIRMAHPYSTPQKLALKCIQTRLIQKAGSFVRRGFKITIDTQHTSTVCALTDGSRAIYHKKNGSYPEFEEGASYILKNCTLSDRHGRLCLLVGRSTLKFRTAPLKISEEAERAAVELIHPPSYSATGEEEDLFSRSGYLSLLGKVEKIQKVRMTMSDIPVLDLKMKCGERLLDVSLWRDEALSELHEGDNVHISHMRATILASGNAKLQSSNYTTIKIEEVEPVEQEVEVVGVTEIDDNCHLLTADDEIFVVPSEHYCGSIDDLIMELPMKIIVNHVNKRVVSVQTVN, from the exons ATGTTTAGagatagtaataatagtaaattgtatttttttatgctacTAAGATATTACTTCCTTTTTCTTACCATCAGAATGGCGCATCCATATTCCACCCCTCAAAAGCTGGCGCTAAAATGTATACAGACACGTCTAATCCAAAAAGCTGGCTCATTTGTCCGCCGAGGGTTTAAAATTACCATTGACACACAGCACACATCAACAGTCTGTGCCCTCACAGATGGTAGTAGGGCCATTTACCACAAAAAAAATGGCTCGTATCCTGAATTTGAGGAGGGGGCAtcgtatattttaaaaaattgcacaTTGTCCGACAGACATGGGAGGCTCTGTCTTCTTGTGGGAAGATCCACATTAAAGTTTAGAACAGCTCCATTAAAAATTTCTGAGGAGGCAGAGAGAGCTGCAGTGGAATTAATCCATCCACCATCCTATTCTGCCACTGGTGAGGAGGAGGATCTGTTTTCCAGGAGTGGATATCTCAGCCTCCTAggaaaagttgaaaaa ATCCAGAAAGTAAGGATGACAATGTCAGACATCCCAGTCTTGGACCTCAAAATGAAGTGCGGCGAAAGGCTCCTTGATGTGTCCCTGTGGAGGGATGAAGCACTCAGTGAACTCCATGAGGGAGACAATGTGCACATCAGCCATATGCGTGCCACCATTTTGGCAAGTGGCAATGCAAAACTTCAGTCATCGAACTATACTACCATTAAG atcgaGGAGGTTGAACCTGTCGAACAGGAAGTTGAAGTTGTGGGAGTGACTGAAATTGATGACAACTGCCACCTACTTACTGCGGATGATGAAATCTTTGTTGTGCCTTCTGAACATTATTGTGGCAGCATTGATGACCTAATCATGGAGTTGCCCATGAAAATTATTGTAAATCATGTTAATAAACGAGTAGTTAGCGTACAAACAGTAAACTAA
- the LOC113039487 gene encoding uncharacterized protein LOC113039487 isoform X2 gives MAHPYSTPQKLALKCIQTRLIQKAGSFVRRGFKITIDTQHTSTVCALTDGSRAIYHKKNGSYPEFEEGASYILKNCTLSDRHGRLCLLVGRSTLKFRTAPLKISEEAERAAVELIHPPSYSATGEEEDLFSRSGYLSLLGKVEKIQKVRMTMSDIPVLDLKMKCGERLLDVSLWRDEALSELHEGDNVHISHMRATILASGNAKLQSSNYTTIKIEEVEPVEQEVEVVGVTEIDDNCHLLTADDEIFVVPSEHYCGSIDDLIMELPMKIIVNHVNKRVVSVQTVN, from the exons ATGGCGCATCCATATTCCACCCCTCAAAAGCTGGCGCTAAAATGTATACAGACACGTCTAATCCAAAAAGCTGGCTCATTTGTCCGCCGAGGGTTTAAAATTACCATTGACACACAGCACACATCAACAGTCTGTGCCCTCACAGATGGTAGTAGGGCCATTTACCACAAAAAAAATGGCTCGTATCCTGAATTTGAGGAGGGGGCAtcgtatattttaaaaaattgcacaTTGTCCGACAGACATGGGAGGCTCTGTCTTCTTGTGGGAAGATCCACATTAAAGTTTAGAACAGCTCCATTAAAAATTTCTGAGGAGGCAGAGAGAGCTGCAGTGGAATTAATCCATCCACCATCCTATTCTGCCACTGGTGAGGAGGAGGATCTGTTTTCCAGGAGTGGATATCTCAGCCTCCTAggaaaagttgaaaaa ATCCAGAAAGTAAGGATGACAATGTCAGACATCCCAGTCTTGGACCTCAAAATGAAGTGCGGCGAAAGGCTCCTTGATGTGTCCCTGTGGAGGGATGAAGCACTCAGTGAACTCCATGAGGGAGACAATGTGCACATCAGCCATATGCGTGCCACCATTTTGGCAAGTGGCAATGCAAAACTTCAGTCATCGAACTATACTACCATTAAG atcgaGGAGGTTGAACCTGTCGAACAGGAAGTTGAAGTTGTGGGAGTGACTGAAATTGATGACAACTGCCACCTACTTACTGCGGATGATGAAATCTTTGTTGTGCCTTCTGAACATTATTGTGGCAGCATTGATGACCTAATCATGGAGTTGCCCATGAAAATTATTGTAAATCATGTTAATAAACGAGTAGTTAGCGTACAAACAGTAAACTAA
- the LOC113039482 gene encoding ranBP-type and C3HC4-type zinc finger-containing protein 1-like codes for MAALDASRNIEEAEDAAQMLSDAINSRDKDEATKYLNRLLDLKLPVCVKLNPEAYAKDSIRLRVGVADAASEAHIPITVMVPVYMTISELKEKINRDYDFHPALQRWVIGKRLAQDRETLYHYGIRNHDDSAFLFILTAQAANLTREQERKEKEDKRIDDIIEIVDRPPHRPPELIARGANRPPLPPKPQPVGWSCPGCTFLNKPTRPGCEMCSTARPDNYKVPDIYQPDEAETRRLQQEELASLQYEQSVKDERERNFQELLETDSRSLVENVEELDCAICFSTIMPGEGAVLRECLHSFCRECLKETVLNCTDAEVACPYRDDAYSCNCKLQDREIRSLLSQDEHQKFLELRLNIAESRSENSYHCKTPDCAGWCIFEDDVNEFTCDICSETNCILCKAIHKGMNCKEYQDDLRIRAQNDDAARQTAEMLDQLLNNGEAMNCPKCQVIVQKKDGCDWICCLMCKTEICWVTKQARWGPQGAGDTSGGCRCRVNGVLCHPRCQNCH; via the exons ATGGCTGCCTTAGATGCCTCTAGAAATATAGAAGAAG CGGAGGATGCAGCTCAAATGCTGAGTGACGCCATCAACTCTAGAGACAAAGATGAAGCGACCAAATACCTGAATCGACTTTTGGATCTGAAACTCCCAGTGTGTGTCAAATTAAATCCCGAAGCGTACGCTAAAGACAGCATCAG GTTGAGAGTAGGAGTGGCGGACGCCGCATCAGAAGCCCACATCCCAATAACAGTGATGGTACCAGTTTACATGACAATCTCAGAGCTGAAAGAAAAG ATCAATCGTGACTATGACTTCCACCCGGCCCTTCAGCGTTGGGTGATCGGGAAGCGTCTGGCCCAGGACAGGGAAACCTTGTATCATTACGGGATCAGAAACCACGATGATTCTGCCTTCCTCTTCATCCTTACTGCCCAGGCTGCCAATCTGACCCGGGAacaagagagaaaagagaaagaggacAAGCGGATTGATG ATATAATCGAGATCGTTGATCGTCCTCCTCATCGGCCACCAGAGCTCATCGCCAGAGGAGCCAATCGCCCTCCTCTACCTCCCAAACCtcag cCGGTTGGTTGGTCATGTCCTGGCTGCACGTTTCTAAACAAACCGACACGTCCAGGATGTGAGATGTGCAGCACAGCGAGACCTGACAACTATAAAGTTCCTGACATATACCAGCCGGACGAGGCAGAAACCAGGAGACTCCAGCAGGAGGAACTCGCCAGCCTGCAGTACGAGCAG TCTGTTAAGGATGAACGGGAGAGGAATTTCCAAGAACTCCTGGAAACGGATTCCCGCAGTCTGGTGGAGAACGTGGAAGAGCTGGATTGTGCCATCTGCTTTAGCACCATCATGCCAGGAGAGGGCGCCGTGCTGAGAGAGTGCCTGCACAGCTTCTGCAG GGAATGTCTGAAGGAAACGGTTCTGAACTGCACGGATGCAGAAGTGGCATGTCCTTATAGAGACGATGCTTATTCCTGTAACTGCAAACTTCAAGACAGAGAAATCAGATCA CTTCTATCTCAGGACGAGCACCAGAAGTTTCTAGAACTGAGGCTGAACATCGCAGAGTCCCGCAGTGAGAACAGTTACCACTGCAAGACGCCCGACTGCGCCGGCTGGTGCATCTTCGAAGATGACGTGAACGAATTCACATGTGACATCTGCAGCGAGACCAACTGTATCCTCTGCAAG GCTATTCACAAGGGAATGAACTGCAAGGAGTACCAGGACGACCTCCGTATTCGAGCGCAGAATGACGACGCAGCCCGACAGACTGCAGAGATGCTAGAT CAACTCCTGAACAACGGCGAGGCGATGAACTGTCCCAAATGTCAGGTGATCGTCCAGAAGAAGGACGGCTGTGACTGGATCTGCTGTCTTATGTGTAAGACCGAGATATGCTGGGTGACCAAACAAGCCCGATGGGGACCTCAG GGCGCTGGAGACACATCAGGTGGATGCAGATGTCGAGTCAACGGAGTCCTCTGCCATCCACGCTGCCAGAACTGCCACTGA
- the LOC113039484 gene encoding TBC1 domain family member 20-like isoform X1, whose amino-acid sequence MNRRKSRSLGASSPLNGLGTQDAESRRKRKTTEIWQVLKTRPVDVAALRRMAISEGGLLNDEIRRQVWPRLLNVSEDDIPEQLEPVDRDNNKDFTQVLLDVQRSLRRFPPGMPAEQREGLQEELTDIILRVLVKNPQLHYYQGYHDIVVTFLLVLGERLATALVEKLSTHHLRDFMDPTMDNTKHILNYLMPIIERVNPEVYDFMQQAEVGTIFALSWLITWFGHVLSDFRHVVRLYDFFLACHPLMPIYFAAVIVLHREEEVLDCECDMAMMHHLLSRIPQDLPYETLISRAGDLFVQFPPSELARERNQLTAVSTFKDFELASTQQRPDTVLRQRRKEMQQQQKRALEAQRGTVAVVQPTARRFMRLAVMGLTVALGAAALAVVNSALEWAPKLDLLFP is encoded by the exons ATGAACCGGAGGAAGTCTCGGAGTCTCGGAGCTTCTTCTCCGCTCAACGGACTCGGAACACAAG ATGCAGAGTCCAGACGGAAGAGGAAGACGACGGAGATCTGGCAGGTGCTGAAGACGAGGCCTGTGGACGTGGCCGCTCTGAGACGTATGGCCATCAGTGAAGGAGGTCTGCTGAACGACGAGATCCGCCGGCAGGTGTGGCCCAGACTGCTCAACGTGTCCGAAGACGACATACCTGAGCAGctcg AGCCGGTGGATCGAGACAATAACAAGGACTTCACCCAGGTGCTTCTGGATGTTCAGAGATCCCTGCGGCGCTTCCCTCCAG GGATGCCAGCCGAGCAGCGCGAAGGCCTTCAGGAGGAGCTGACCGATATTATCCTGCGGGTGCTGGTCAAAAACCCACAGCTGCACTATTATCAGGGATACCATGACATCGTGGTGACCTTCCTGCTGGTGCTGGGGGAACGACTCGCCACTGCCCTGGTGGAGAAACTCTCCACTCACCACCTCAG GGACTTTATGGACCCCACTATGGACAACACCAAACACATCCTGAACTACCTGATGCCCATCATCGAGAGAGTCAACCCTGAAGTGTACGACTTCATGCAGCA AGCCGAGGTGGGCACTATTTTCGCGCTCAGCTGGCTCATCACCTGGTTCGGACACGTGCTGTCAGATTTCCGTCATGTGGTTCGGTTGTATGACTTCTTCCTGGCCTGCCATCCGCTCATGCCCATCTACTTCGCTGCTGTG ATCGTGCTGCATCGAGAGGAGGAGGTGTTGGACTGTGAGTGTGACATGGCCATGATGCACCATCTCCTGTCCCGCATCCCACAGGACCTCCCGTACGAGACGCTGATCAGCCGCGCCGGAGACCTGTTCGTCCAGTTCCCTCCGTCTGAGCTGGCCAGAGAGCGCAATCAGCT GACGGCCGTCTCCACCTTCAAAGACTTCGAGCTGGCGTCGACACAGCAGCGTCCCGACACAGTGCTCCGGCAGAGACGGAAAGagatgcagcagcagcagaagcgtGCTCTGGAGGCGCAGCGAGGGACCGTAGCAGTCGTGCAGCCCACGGCGCGCCGCTTCATGCGTCTGGCGGTCATGGGGTTGACCGTGGCGCTGGGGGCCGCCGCTCTAGCCGTGGTAAACTCTGCCCTGGAATGGGCTCCGAAACTAGACTTGCTCTTCCCATGA
- the LOC113039484 gene encoding TBC1 domain family member 20-like isoform X2 yields the protein MNRRKSRSLGASSPLNGLGTQESRRKRKTTEIWQVLKTRPVDVAALRRMAISEGGLLNDEIRRQVWPRLLNVSEDDIPEQLEPVDRDNNKDFTQVLLDVQRSLRRFPPGMPAEQREGLQEELTDIILRVLVKNPQLHYYQGYHDIVVTFLLVLGERLATALVEKLSTHHLRDFMDPTMDNTKHILNYLMPIIERVNPEVYDFMQQAEVGTIFALSWLITWFGHVLSDFRHVVRLYDFFLACHPLMPIYFAAVIVLHREEEVLDCECDMAMMHHLLSRIPQDLPYETLISRAGDLFVQFPPSELARERNQLTAVSTFKDFELASTQQRPDTVLRQRRKEMQQQQKRALEAQRGTVAVVQPTARRFMRLAVMGLTVALGAAALAVVNSALEWAPKLDLLFP from the exons ATGAACCGGAGGAAGTCTCGGAGTCTCGGAGCTTCTTCTCCGCTCAACGGACTCGGAACACAAG AGTCCAGACGGAAGAGGAAGACGACGGAGATCTGGCAGGTGCTGAAGACGAGGCCTGTGGACGTGGCCGCTCTGAGACGTATGGCCATCAGTGAAGGAGGTCTGCTGAACGACGAGATCCGCCGGCAGGTGTGGCCCAGACTGCTCAACGTGTCCGAAGACGACATACCTGAGCAGctcg AGCCGGTGGATCGAGACAATAACAAGGACTTCACCCAGGTGCTTCTGGATGTTCAGAGATCCCTGCGGCGCTTCCCTCCAG GGATGCCAGCCGAGCAGCGCGAAGGCCTTCAGGAGGAGCTGACCGATATTATCCTGCGGGTGCTGGTCAAAAACCCACAGCTGCACTATTATCAGGGATACCATGACATCGTGGTGACCTTCCTGCTGGTGCTGGGGGAACGACTCGCCACTGCCCTGGTGGAGAAACTCTCCACTCACCACCTCAG GGACTTTATGGACCCCACTATGGACAACACCAAACACATCCTGAACTACCTGATGCCCATCATCGAGAGAGTCAACCCTGAAGTGTACGACTTCATGCAGCA AGCCGAGGTGGGCACTATTTTCGCGCTCAGCTGGCTCATCACCTGGTTCGGACACGTGCTGTCAGATTTCCGTCATGTGGTTCGGTTGTATGACTTCTTCCTGGCCTGCCATCCGCTCATGCCCATCTACTTCGCTGCTGTG ATCGTGCTGCATCGAGAGGAGGAGGTGTTGGACTGTGAGTGTGACATGGCCATGATGCACCATCTCCTGTCCCGCATCCCACAGGACCTCCCGTACGAGACGCTGATCAGCCGCGCCGGAGACCTGTTCGTCCAGTTCCCTCCGTCTGAGCTGGCCAGAGAGCGCAATCAGCT GACGGCCGTCTCCACCTTCAAAGACTTCGAGCTGGCGTCGACACAGCAGCGTCCCGACACAGTGCTCCGGCAGAGACGGAAAGagatgcagcagcagcagaagcgtGCTCTGGAGGCGCAGCGAGGGACCGTAGCAGTCGTGCAGCCCACGGCGCGCCGCTTCATGCGTCTGGCGGTCATGGGGTTGACCGTGGCGCTGGGGGCCGCCGCTCTAGCCGTGGTAAACTCTGCCCTGGAATGGGCTCCGAAACTAGACTTGCTCTTCCCATGA
- the LOC113039493 gene encoding biogenesis of lysosome-related organelles complex 1 subunit 1, whose translation MLSRLLKEHQAKQNERKELQERRRREAIAAATCLTEALVDHLNVGVAQAYVNQRKLDHEVKTLQVQASQFAKQTAQWINMVENFNQALKEIGDVENWARSIEMDMRTIATALEYVHKGPVQPTSS comes from the exons ATGCTCTCTCGTTTATTAAAAGAACACCAAGCGAAACAAAACGAAAGGAAAGAATTACAAG AAAGACGGAGACGAGAGGCCATAGCAGCTGCAACATGTTTAACAGAAGCCCTGGTGGATCATCTCAATGTAGG GGTGGCGCAGGCGTACGTCAACCAACGCAAGCTGGACCATGAGGTGAAGACGCTGCAGGTTCAGGCCAGTCAGTTTGCCAAGCAGACGGCCCAGTGGATCAACATGGTTGAGAACTTCAACCAGGCTTTAAAA GAAATCGGAGATGTGGAGAACTGGGCGAGAAGTATTGAGATGGACATGCGGACGATCGCGACAGCTCTGGAGTACGTGCACAAAGGCCCGGTTCAGCCCACATCCTCATGA
- the LOC113039486 gene encoding retinol dehydrogenase 7-like: protein MYEYLSNNCTCTYVLGAFVLLWVLVWFYRDNLEITKVSEKHVFVTGCDSGFGYLLCKRLDKRGFRVLAGCFTEKGAEDLKSATGPYLKTCILDVTSTASIQKALEWTKKEVGDKGLWGLVNNAGRSLPMGPSEWMKIEDFQSTLKVNMTGMIEMTMDFLPLVKKARGRLVNVASVLGRVAANGGGYCISKFAVESFSDCLRRDIQNFGVNVCIIEPGFFKTQVTSLEPIERELHRLWNQLTPEVKESYGDKYLDKYINIQRLIMNTICDSDLSKVTNCMEHALMAVHPRTRYSAGWDAKLLWIPLSYMPACVVDIALKLVLPKPAKSV from the exons ATGTACGAGTACTTGAG TAACAATTGCACGTGCACATATGTCTTGGGTGCGTTTGTGCTGCTATGGGTTCTGGTGTGGTTCTACCGGGACAACTTGGAGATCACCAAGGTCTCAGAGAAACACGTTTTTGTGACCGGTTGCGACTCTGGGTTCGGATACCTACTGTGCAAGCGCCTGGACAAACGTGGTTTCCGCGTCCTAGCCGGGTGTTTCACGGAAAAGGGTGCAGAAGATCTGAAGAGTGCGACAGGACCTTACCTGAAGACCTGCATCTTGGACGTGACCAGCACGGCCAGCATTCAAAAGGCTTTGGAATGGACCAAAAAAGAAGTTGGAGATAAAG GACTTTGGGGTCTGGTGAACAACGCAGGACGCTCCCTTCCCATGGGTCCGTCAGAGTGGATGAAAATCGAAGACTTCCAAAGTAcgcttaaagtcaacatgactGGCATGATCGAGATGACCATGGACTTCTTGCCTCTTGTCAAAAAGGCCCGTGGACGACTGGTGAATGTGGCGTCAGTGTTGGGAAGAGTGGCAGCTAACGGCGGAGGATACTGCATCTCAAAGTTCGCAGTGGAGAGCTTCTCTGATTGTCTCAG GAGGGATATCCAAAATTTTGGGGTCAATGTGTGCATCATTGAACCTGGTTTCTTCAAGACTCAGGTGACCAGCTTAGAGCCCATCGAGAGGGAACTTCATCGCCTCTGGAACCAACTGACCCCTGAAGTGAAGGAGAGCTATGGAGACAAATACTTGGATAAAT ACATCAATATCCAGAGGCTGATCATGAACACCATATGCGACTCTGACCTCAGTAAAGTGACCAACTGCATGGAACATGCCCTGATGGCCGTCCACCCAAGAACACGCTACAGCGCAGGCTGGGACGCCAAGCTCTTGTGGATTCCCTTGTCTTACATGCCTGCTTGTGTTGTAGACATCGCACTGAAGCTGGTTTTGCCAAAGCCTGCAAAAAGTGTCTAG
- the LOC113040775 gene encoding retinol dehydrogenase 7-like: protein MAVSLSVEDVQMFLSLIAEEWIQRELTLYAFCAYSNNCTCTYVLGAFVLLWVLVWFYRDNLEITKVSEKHVFVTGCDSGFGYLLCKRLDKRGFRVLAGCFTEKGAEDLKSATGPYLKTCILDVTSTASIQKALEWTKKEVGDKGLWGLVNNAGRSLPMGPSEWMKIEDFQSTLKVNMTGMIEMTMDFLPLVKKARGRLVNVASVLGRVAANGGGYCISKFAVESFSDCLRRDIQNFGVNVCIIEPGFFKTQVTSLEPIERELHRLWNQLTPEVKESYGDKYLDKYINIQRLIMNTICDSDLSKVTNCMEHALMAVHPRTRYSAGWDAKLLWIPLSYMPACVVDIALKLVLPKPAKSV, encoded by the exons ATGGCTGTTTCGTTGTCAGTTGAGGACGTACAGATGTTCCTCTCGTTGATAGCAGAGGAGTGGATCCAGCGAGAGCTAAC TTTGTATGCATTTTGTGCTTACAGTAACAATTGCACGTGCACATATGTCTTGGGTGCGTTTGTGCTGCTATGGGTTCTGGTGTGGTTCTACCGGGACAACTTGGAGATCACCAAGGTCTCAGAGAAACACGTTTTTGTGACCGGTTGCGACTCTGGGTTCGGATACCTACTGTGCAAGCGCCTGGACAAACGTGGTTTCCGCGTCCTAGCCGGGTGTTTCACGGAAAAGGGTGCAGAAGATCTGAAGAGTGCGACAGGACCTTACCTGAAGACCTGCATCTTGGACGTGACCAGCACGGCCAGCATTCAAAAGGCTTTGGAATGGACCAAAAAAGAAGTTGGAGATAAAG GACTTTGGGGTCTGGTGAACAACGCAGGACGCTCCCTTCCCATGGGTCCGTCAGAGTGGATGAAAATCGAAGACTTCCAAAGTAcgcttaaagtcaacatgactGGCATGATCGAGATGACCATGGACTTCTTGCCTCTTGTCAAAAAGGCCCGTGGACGACTGGTGAATGTGGCGTCAGTGTTGGGAAGAGTGGCAGCTAACGGCGGAGGATACTGCATCTCAAAGTTCGCAGTGGAGAGCTTCTCTGATTGTCTCAG GAGGGATATCCAAAATTTTGGGGTCAATGTGTGCATCATTGAACCTGGTTTCTTCAAGACTCAGGTGACCAGCTTAGAGCCCATCGAGAGGGAACTTCATCGCCTCTGGAACCAACTGACCCCTGAAGTGAAGGAGAGCTATGGAGACAAATACTTGGATAAAT ACATCAATATCCAGAGGCTGATCATGAACACCATATGCGACTCTGACCTCAGTAAAGTGACCAACTGCATGGAACATGCCCTGATGGCCGTCCACCCAAGAACACGCTACAGCGCAGGCTGGGACGCCAAGCTCTTGTGGATTCCCTTGTCTTACATGCCTGCTTGTGTTGTAGATATCGCGCTGAAGCTGGTGTTGCCAAAGCCTGCAAAAAGTGTCTAG